The following DNA comes from Hordeum vulgare subsp. vulgare chromosome 3H, MorexV3_pseudomolecules_assembly, whole genome shotgun sequence.
GATAGACCAAGCAATACGAAAGATGCTTCTTTGTGGTCACCATTAGTTCAGCCAGAGCGCCAATATTCTTTGATCCACATCAAGTATTTTCTCTGTATATCGTCATGTTGATTTGGCTTGTAATCTAAAATCCTCTTCCTTATAGATTGATCCTTAGGAAGCTTGTCCAAATCTACCAGTTCAGGCATCTTGGAAGTTGTTAAATGTTTATAAAATATCTGCATTACCTGCCCTGCAATTTAAGTGCCCAAAACTGAACCTTAAATGAATTTTCATATTATCACATATCATCAAGATGAAACATTATTATCAGAATTGGATTGGAGTCTCTCAATCCGACTAGCCATTTTTCCCTAATTGAATTAAAATTACCACACTTATTATGAAACGAAGGGGGTAATAAATTGGAAGTTGCGTATTAAAATTTATATGTCCCAAAAAAGTATTTGAACTGGCCTAATAATTCAAATAGGTAAACTATATACATAACTTGATGAAAGGTTGAGAGTACTCCGGCTTCTAACTTAGGAATTCCAGACGGGAAAAAAGAAATCTGAAAAACAAAACCTAGATTAATATTGCCTGCTTGCTTACCTTGAAGTAAATTAGAACGAGGTAATTGTAGAATGAAGTTTGGTGATGAAGCTATATTGCAGCGCATTGTACAATGGCCAAAGGGATTAGGGATAGACAACGGCAGATCGGCGATTTGAGAGTCTGCGGGGGCTTCCTGCAAGCAGCAAGATCAGGATTTTTCGATCCGTCTACTATGGTATACTCGTAGATGGACTCTGAACCGTCCCGCTAGGCAGGCTAAGAGGCAACAGGGCTTCAAGGCCCAATGCAAAGTTACAAAAGCCTGCAGGGAGAGCAAGCCAGCGattcttttattttgttggttgctaGCTAGACTACATGGGTTTTCAAAATACACATGAAGCTAGGCCTAGTGGGGGCAATGTAAGATAACAAGCGGGGGCACACAACCTGTACTTCGGCTCAGGTATAAGTGAACGTAGAAATCAAGTGGGGGCAAGTGCCCCCATAACCAACAACGTAGGTCCGCCCCTGATtaaaaggactttaattatgaaagttgctctttagtagaatgtatttccttgttacagaccattattagctcacccaatgcttatgaacaaaacaaggctttcactaatcatatagtgaaagcaatgataaaagcatatgatgagaaacttgaacttgaagtttctattcctagaaaattgcatgatgagtgtgaacctactatcaaaataaagataaataaatatgaatgcaatgttttgtgtgaccttggtcctagtgtttcaacaatacctaaatctctttgtgatgtgcttggtatcACTAATATTCAggagtgttccctaaacttgcatcttgcgaaaCCTACCATTCAGAAACGCTTAGGTAGAATTAATGGTGTTCtcattattgcaaataagaattTTGTgcgtgtagatttcattgtgcttgatagtgattgcaatcctacttgtccaataatacttgaaagacctttcctacgaactataCGTGCAATGATCTAGCCAAGAACGAGGCACAACGGGGACCACCACCCATACAGTTGTACGGGTAGTGCTAGCGGCGGAGTTCTTGCCCCAAAGTAGAGACGAGAAGACAGTgggccccctgtcgcgacctcccGTGTGGGTTGGCGGACTCCACCTTGTCCCTATGGAGGGGCATGCTCATGGGGTGGCGGCCCTATGCCCTGGGCGAAATGAAGCTGGCACAAGCCCTTTTGTGTGTTCCTCGATCTCCATGTCGACGACCTCCCTAGCGGGAGAAACTAAAGGAACCATCTTCAACAACGTATCAACAGGGAGACTTAGCGTTTCGGAGGAAGAGAGTGAAAAGGATGAAGACGCGGAGCGGTTAAACAACCCTCTCGCCGCGAGCCCACATCGAGGCTTTGCGAGGCAGCAATGAGGGGAAGGGCCAaggaagagggagtagatggcaaTGAGAGGAAGGCTTCATCCATATCGCCCCTTGGAGAAGACGCAAAGATAGAAGGGCCTTTTCCAACTTGAGGAACTATTCACACGGCCTCACTCGTTTGGTTACTTCCCTAAAAATAGAATGTTCGTTAGATACATATCTTGGAAAATAAGTGTGTGGCTCTTGCTTGTGACCACATGATTCCCATCCGACGTTGTGAGAGTCGTTCTGTAATTTCCATAAAAATGTAATGTTTGTCATATGCATAACGGAAAAGTTAAAATTGCATCACCATTTCTGTAGAATTATCGTAAGACTTGCCTTAAAGTTCAGTTTTTATAAATGCCGGCTTATTTATCTAGCATTGTTGTCCGACAAATTTCCTTTGTTCTTCCTACAATACATTTTTCCTTCGACAACCCCAATTAGGCACGATGGTCTTCTTACAAGATTACTATTGATTACGAATCTTCTACAGTCCAAGAACACGTTAAGTGCTACAAAGAAACCAAAAAATGGCACGACTAAATTTCCATAAAAGATGGATTCTTCATTTGTTTTCCTTTTATATTTTTGAAAAATGCTTCTCTGTCTCGTAATGGTTAGAGGGAGTGTAGTATCCTCAGACCATCATGAATCCTCGTACTTATATTTATTTCTAAAAAAAAAGTTAGAATTTTCTTCGATGCGCATCCAGTGGGGGTGACGTTTTCGCCGATGACGAGGTGCCGTCGGTGACTTCGTAAATTTTAAGATGATACGACGGTTTGGTCTTTTGAAGATGCTCATAACGATGGAATGTACATACATGCATGCGTTTATAATGATGAGCATATGTGGGTGTATATAAAAACTTAAGTCTATACTAATGTTTTAAAAAAGCGCTTTTTACGCTAGTACAGTACGTTTGAGGTTCGGTCGAGGTTCGGTTGAAACTTGAAAGTGCCAAAGATGGCGTGGAATTTTGGGGTGAAACACGAGGCGCGCTTTAGCGTTTTGGTAGTGGGCCTTGTCCATTTTCGCCCGCACCACGTGCTTTTTCAGGAAGGGTCCAAACTCCAAAGATGCTTTGGTGCCGAGCCAGACATTGACTTGGACAAGGCAAGGCCCCTGTGACTTCATCACCTGCCTGTCTAGTCGCTGCCTCTTTTGTTGGGCTGTGAACCTCAAGGCGATTGCTTGCTCGTGCCGCGCGCATGGACGAGAATCAGAGCCGGTTCAAATTCAGGCATGGTAAAGTAACAGACGTGCATCCGTTGGTTGTTACGAAATGGACGTAAAGGTGGCCGGTCGTAGGCAGCAGAGCTTTCCATTCCCATTTCCATTTCGAGCTTTTCAACGCCGACTCCACGAACCGGACGGGGAATCGTGTTCGTCGATTCATGCTCGGAGACGTGCACGTCCACCGTGAGAAGGAAAAGGAAAGGCACTAATCTACGCCGGCGCGTCGAACGAAATTTTCAGCCGGTCGTACGAGCCGTCAGATCATCGTCAGATCGAACCATGCAGTAAAAATCGTCGATGGTAGCAAAATAATAAATTTTGATCACGGAtgcagcaaaatcatcatcatcgtcgtcgcgaGGTCGCTACACCGCCTTGATGAAtgtagcaaaagagtttgtcggtAATAGCAAAATGCAactacggttgcagcaaaaattcGTCGCAGCCGTCTCTGGATCGCAGGTCCACCTTAATGATATAGCAAAAAAGTTAACCGGTAGTAGCAAAATGCAACTACGGTTGGAGCTTTCCTTGCTGGGCAGAACCAATTGAAGTTTTCTCTGTCTATAATTAAAGcttttttcaaaaatgtttgaatttttttaaatgaTGGTTGCAACACTTGTATACGCACGAGCCGGATCATAACAGCACGCGACGAGGACGATAGATGGAGGTTGGAACCGGCGGAGCGGACGGCCGACGGGGCGGACACTAACGATACGGGCGGCAGCAGCGCACGAGCGCAAGGGCCACCAGATCAGAGGGATGGCGCGGATTACATGTAACGGTTGTTTTTTTCGAAAGTACGCCAAAGGCGTACCATATTTTTATAGAAGGTAGAAAGTTTAATTACAAGAAGCTAGCTTAGAATGCGAACATTCAAGCCAGCCGACTCCAATCGATCAGAACTAAGGCTACTCTCTCACAAATCGTTGTAGACCTCCTATTCCTATCCCTGCAATCCTAAGATCACGCACCTCCTTCGCGATTTGGCACAGCAATTGCGTAGGGTTCTTGAATTGCAACGGCCTGTTAAACACCCGAGCGTttctctgctttcacaaagcccaTGCCGTGATAATTACCTTAGTATCAAAACCACGTCGCTCGACACGCCTGAACTGGCTCCTCGTCCGAAGCCACCAATCCAAAAATGTATCGTGAGGCTCCGGCGTCCTGATATGAATGTTGAGCTCTTGGAACCCCAATTACCAAACCTCTCTTGCACATACGCATTGAATCAGGATGTGCTCGACGTTATCTTGGTCCTCGAGGCATATGAAGCAAGGCGAGGGGTGTTCTTGCAATTCATGTCTGGCGCGGCGGTCCGAGGTCCATAGACGTAGTTGCGTGGCCAACCAAGCAAAGATTTTGTACCTAAGGGGTACCCAACTCCTCCATATGCACATCGCGAAGGAGGCCCTCTCTAACCCAACGCACAGCCTTCTATAGGTAGATCTCGTCGTGTAAACTCCTGAACTGTCACAAGGCCACGAGAAAATGTCCGGCATCTGCGCATCCCTCTACACAGATCTAATCGCGTGCCATAGATGCATAAGTTGGAGTTGAGCCGTGAAGGAAATGTTGTCATGGATGTCCTGAAGCCATCGATTATTATCCATCGCCTCCTGAACCGTCCTCCGGTTGCGCGTACGAGTATCCACGCTGCTATAAATCAGCGGTGCGATATCAAGGATCGCAAAACCATGAATCCATCTATCCCTCCAGAACAGTACACGGCTCCCTTCACCCACCTTGATCGTCACTAGGTTGTCGAACACCTGCCTCGCCAACTGGTCATCAGACATGGGAATGCCTTGCCACGGTCTTCCTGGATCAGTTCTACGGAGCCATTCCAAACGGACTCGCGGCGTCAAAGCTTGTAGTTGCAGATTCTTCACGCCCAGGCCACCGAACTCAGTCGGCCGACAGATGGAGTTCCATGCGACTTGACAGTGCCCTCCACTAaccttctcttttctttttcagaAGAATGCTCTCATCCATCTATTAATCTCTTCGAAGACTCAAATTGACGCTTCCAGAACCATTAATCCCAGTAAAGAGGGGATTGAAGAGAATTGAAGGGAATTGAGATGGAATTTGACTTGcaggggatttaatccctctcGATCCCCTCCAAACCCTTTCAATTCGGaaggaaccgaacaaggcctaagtGGTGAACAGGTCTCGCTGCCGCAACAGACTTCACTAACACTAGCATGCCGGCCTGCTGAATTAGCCATTTTTGTCACGCGGGCACGAGGTGTTGTAAACGTTTTATGAAAAGGACATGGAGCATCCATCGAATTCGCGCTTCTCAACGGCCAGGGCCCAGGGAAGACGCTGTTGACTACAGGCGGGGCGTGGCGCGGGGGGCCGGCACCGGCAGCGCGCGCGTGGCCACGAAAGGCCGTGGCGCTGCCTGCCCGACGGACCTGCTGCGTCTGCACCGTCTGAGTcgagggcgaggaggaggagaaatgcCCCTCCTGGGATCCCCGTGTCCCGCCGTCGCCGTTGCCGGGTCGGCACGGCGCGCGCGCTCGCTCGGCGCCAAAAGGCCGTCGTCGCTTTCGCCGAGTTGATGAATCATTGCCCCCCGCGCCAACGAAACCACGTCCGGCCAGGGCCAGCGGAAACACCGGTCAAACACTCCACCGCAGGACCTCGCTCACGCCGTGCGCGCTCATCCTCACCCTTCAGGCCTTGGGGCGCGCTTCAGCTCCGAATCCACTCCACGTCCGGCCATGTAATAACCCTTCAAAAACCCAAAACAATATGCACGGCCATGTATACACGCACTCACGGTAGTACTATCCGCCTGCGTGTGTCTCTTGAGATAGACCCGTGCAGTAGTGTCAAGGTGTGGTTGCAGAGTTTCAGCAGCACTGCACTGCATTTCATCTCCGGCGAACCATGGTTTCTCTTCGACTCAACAGCCCTTAGCTCCGCAAGCCACTGCAGCATCAGTCCACACAGATGGGGAATTAATCTGGTTCACGATGCTTCCGCAGCCATCTCTGCATCCGGATTCATCAAACCCTCTTTGACCGGCAAACTTAAGCGTGTGCTTATTAAATTCCCGTCCAACCCCGCATTACTAGCTAAGTACAGTACTGACCGTGACACGACGCCAATCAATTGCTCTGGATTCTCGGCCACACTTGCTGACTCGCCGTCACTTTTAGCTCACACCCACCCACACACTTCCATCTCCTTTTCACAAAATACACCGAGCGCCATCACCACTGCGAGCTCATTCCCTCGCAACAGCCACTGAATCTGCAGCGCACAGTCCATCTCATTCTCGAAGACCATTGTACAGTAGACCAAGACGCGTAGGTCGCTGTTCCTTCACGACCCGGTGTCCCCAGAATGCAACCCACTGAATGATGATCTATCTACTATAACTCCCGTGGTCCTTGGGCTCCATGAGACCATGATTCCATTCCACCGTCGCGCACATTAGCACTGCAATCCACCGGTCCTCCACGGACCACACAAGTGGATGACAAAGGATGCCCGTCCATGATCCATCAGCCGGGGAGGTGCCTCCAAAACGGCGGAGAAAACCCGGCCAGCGCTCACTGATTCTCCTGTCTTTTAGCTATGCCCGCTCCCTTTCACTTGCTCCCCTCCACGCGGACTCGCCGTCGTCTCGCTGACGCCCCGTCGAACGTGGAGACCGAATATTCTTGTTTGAGATATGAACATGGTAGTGTAAAGCAAGATTTGAACATGAATATATCAAGATAGTCCAAACCCTTATATATACCGAATATATCTTTAAAAAGTTGGATGCGGAGGAGACTCGCTAGTCGCTACCATTCATTGACCGAACAGATAGACGACGGGAGTGAAAACAAGGAAGGAACCACAATTTTCGTACAACCACCGAGAGAAAAGCCGCTTGTTTCGGTGTTTCAAATCGCTGCAAATTGCTGAATGCATTTATTTACAGAGAGCGAAATCAATCAACCACGAACAAACCAAGCCATTAATTGATAACGACTGAGCAGTTGCGTGCTTGAGATTGACGAGCTGTCAAAACAATTCTAGTGAGCCAAGCAGGCATGTCATTGTTACCAAAGAGGACCAGAATAATTTTACATGTCTGTCCAAAATGAACTAGAAAGCAACAACACGTACCGTCGAATTCCTCGACAGAATAATGGAACAACGGCAGAAAACGTTGTTTCATCACTTTTTTCGAAAGAGCATAAAAATGGCTTAAGTTACAACGAAATCCAGTTGCAAATAAAGGAAGAAAAGTGGGAGGCATGTACGATAACTGAGAACGGGAAGCAGGAGAAATCACCGAAAAATGCTAATGGTGGGCGGCCCCCATGGAGGTGGTTATTTTAAAAAAgtcaaaaaaataattaaagcttcaaatatttttgaaaaaaaacatacatGTTCATATGGATGAGTTCTATACGCGTGCAATTTTTCAAGATGATATATATTATGGCTAGAGCTACACAAAAAAGGCAAAATCACGATTTGAAACTGATGAACAGTGTGAATACTGTTCCTTATTAGAAATGTTGgttcttatcttttttgtgtagcTCTCACCGTTACGTATTTCATCGCCAGACTTTATACACATATAGAATACATCCATATGAATGTGTAGAattgttttcagaattttttttgaaactccAAAATGCGATCATCGGATTTTTTAAAATATCCACCTCCATGGAGGCCGACCGTCAAAAGCCCTCGCTCGAGAAACAATAATCCTAGACCTACGGGGTCTTTACAGGGTCATTACGGACCATTCCTAAATAATCTCAGACTCCCCTGATTTTCCACCGGGGTGGCCCGCCTCACTCTTCTTCTTTCCAATCACCTATTGCCATGTCAGCATGTAAACAAAATCAGTCTGTACTTGCCTGTATGTGTAGTATTACTGCTCGAGAAATCACCTCTTTCTCACCTAGTTTTTCATGCAGGTGACAGGGTGATAGACAGTTGGAAATACGGTCAGAAAGATACAGCCATCAAACTCCAACCAACAACAGCCTACTGTATTTATTAGGTGCGCATCTAAACACTTTTGCATCGTGGCCAAATATGTTGAACCGGTCCAGTGGTTCATTCATGCTCAACTAATCTCATATTAAAACCAAAATGGGAAACAGTCCAACCAGACCACATGATGAGCATAAAATACAGATTTGGCCCTAACATACAAACGGTGCTGTATCTTGAAATAAAATGGGCATATTATACAGGAGTTGTGCACAGCTGGTGAGATCCGAGATCGTAAAATCCAAGTTGCAACTTTATAGACGACTTATATAGCCCCAATATCTGATAGGGATAACATACATGTTCAACAAATGCCAAGTAGCACACAAATTGTCAATACGGGATTTGACATACAGAGAATACAAAGAACAGCCTGCGTTAAGGGGCATGGAGACAGAGAATACAAAGAACAGCCTGCGTTGAGGGGCATGGAGGCTTAGAAGGATgcgcaacaacaataaaacaaccaTTAATAACTATGTTGTATTGTAGGGAATACCCTGAAGCTCATGAAATACATGCCAGTGGAAGAAGCGCCGGACAGATCTTCATCACAGCGTCCGCGAGATGTTCTTGAACTCGCTTAAACAGGACAGCAAAATCTTTTGACGTTTCAGCAGAGACTGGCGCTCATTCTGGATACAATCAACTGCGCCGGGAGACACGAACATGTCCATGAACTTCTCATCATTTACAGCAAACAGCTCGAATCCAAGTGCTAAAAACAACCTTTCGCGGCTTCATTGCATCAGTAGAGCAAAAGTATTAGAAAATAATAACTTCACAcacagtaaaatgagtgaattcaTACTTTAAAGTATGCCTATATACAACCGTATATagttcatagtgaaatctctaaaaagatttatatgtaggaacggagggagtattcaacATGCACTAGCAACCAAAGCACATTCAGTTCATATTTATAACTGCATCATAGTGATTCAGATGGTTTTGTTGAGAATGAACATATAGAATTTCTGCCTAGTGGAAGTGTCTTTCATATATGTGCCAACTTAGATTGCTCGTTGAGTTTGTGCTCGTCTATTTACAAAACTTTAAAGGAACTGCTTGTTTTTTCAGTCTGTGACTACTCAGCAGATGTGCTAACTTAGGCATGAACTACAAATTTAGATGCCACAGTTCACTTCCAGGCTAAACAAGCAGAAAGAAAAATGTGCAATACAGCTACAGCCTATAAGTTTAAACATACCATGGTGTTAAGAATCCAGAGTTCAATGCAGATGGAACATTCCTTTCAATCAGGACTTCTCGCATTTTGGCAAAGTACTGAGCAGATATTGAGCATATGCTGGAGTACGATGACCCTGACCTTGAGACCAGATCATCGCCACCAACGGTCACATTGTTATGGTGACCCCTGTTTGCATATGCTGCCATCCTTGCGTGTCTTTTCCTTGCCCCGCCGTCATTCATATTTCCATGGTCTTTCTTCTTACCACCGTGTATATCAGCCGGCAGATCAGGAGAAGGTGTCTCAGGAACCGTCAGCTGGCTTTCTTTCAGAACTTCCCTCTCATTTGCTTTAGCAGGTGGAGTCATATGTTGCTCATCTCTTGGTGGTAGATTCTCCTGGCCTTCCTCCAGTGATCCACTGTCTGATAGGTCAAAAGATGCAACTCCAGTGAACTGATTAAACCTGTGAAGGGTGTTTGCTACAGATCCAACGCCACCGAGAAAGTCGCTCTCATAACAAATATGGGAGTAGGGGCTCGTGACTGAATCAAGGTGATGTCTTACTATCTGCTTGCACTGCTTGGACAAATCCTTGACAAACTTATAATATGAGCACCGGAGAGCAGCAAGGAAGCCAACATATCCATCCATATTTTCAACATTTTGATCTGGTAGGGAAAAAAAGGTGAAATCACAAGAACCGTTTAGCAAATTGATCCTGATGTACTTCAAGGACTCCTAAAAGTATGCAATGCCCCTAGTTGTATTCCAGTGGAATGATGGAGGTAATAAGAGAACAAAAGACAAAACTGATGATATGTCCTTTAAGCTTTTAAAAAAGTAAGATGCGCATATACACAGTAGTATGAATATAAGAGATCAACAGTAATAGGAAAAACATGTGTCTAAAGTTAACGGATCCAAACACTTAATGGCACGCATTTGGTTTGGAAAATTCCATTGGCAGTTCCCTTGTGTCACTAGAAAAAGTACTACACAATAATAATTGGACTACTAAATAAGGCTAGAAGCAAGATGAACCCCAGCAAAATAAAAATGCCAAGTCTTACATCTTGAATCATCAGTGCGACTGCGCTCCATTGCAAGGTCAAATAAGCTTTGCAGGACAAATGCAAGCCGATCACATGCAGTTTCAGTAAGAGGAGCAAGCCATGATCGTGCAGCCGCGCGTGCTATCTCAGCAGCTGCCTCAGTCATCCCACTGCTTCCACCTCTTCCAGCATGGGCAAGTAATATGTTCGCAACCTGATGACACCAACATCCCAATTTCAGCTAACTTACTCAAAATGATGTACCTACAAACTTCCAATCTAAATTGTACCTTCTCTCTTGACACCTGTGGGCACTCCATGGAATATGTCGCACAGCGGAATTCGTGCATTACTCTCTCAAAAGCCGCACCACCATACAGCTTAAGGCTGGAGTTGGGAGGTTTTACAGGAACACTGGTGCCAGGCCAGCTGTTAATACCACTGTGAATTTGCTCCTCTTCAGTAGTTTTCCCCCACACCTCTGGGGCTGGATCAGCTGCTCCATCAAGTAATGCACGCTTCCATACAAAAAATATAGTGCCAGTTAGCTCCAGTACAAAAAATAGCAACCTAATTACAAAGAAATGTTATGCAAGGACAGATTGTGCTTTGTTTACATACCAAATGGGTGCAGATAGAAGCAGCATGAAGCATTGCCGATCTTCTCAGCTGAGAGACGTCAGAGGTTGCTTGCAGTTTGGAGTCCAGTCTGGATAGGTCCATCGAGACATCACTGCATCTCTGCTCCAACAATGCTAGGGTGGCTGGAGCTGCTTCTTTGTACCTCTTCTGAAGTTCAGACTCCAGATACTTCCTGAGGCAGCTAAACCCAATGTACGGAGCAAACTTGTCTTCATTGAAACCCCCTTTCACACCATCACGCAAGTGTCGCAGCACATCAATATCTACCTGACATATTTGCCGCCGGAACTCGTCATTGGAGATGGTTCCTCGGTCCTTTGGAAGAGCCACAAAGAATGGGTGGATATTGTCCCCAAGGTAACCGCTTGCGCTCAGGTAGCTATCGACCTCCCACCTTTCGGTAAATTCCTTGAAATGA
Coding sequences within:
- the LOC123444398 gene encoding dynamin-related protein 5A, translating into MATNALLSPAAGRTPNPKATPSPSARRTVADSASAAAAAAAAASDTKARFEAYNRLQAAAVAFGEKLPIPEIVAIGGQSDGKSSLLEALLGFRFNVREVEMGTRRPLVLQMVHDPTALDPRCRFQEEDSEEYGHPMVQAAAIADLIKQRTESHLRTIKAAVSPKPIVMRAEYAHCPNLTIIDTPGFVLKAKKGEPERTPEEILSMVKTLASPPHRLILFLQQSSVEWCSSLWLDAIREIDPTFRRTMIVISKFDNRLKEFTERWEVDSYLSASGYLGDNIHPFFVALPKDRGTISNDEFRRQICQVDIDVLRHLRDGVKGGFNEDKFAPYIGFSCLRKYLESELQKRYKEAAPATLALLEQRCSDVSMDLSRLDSKLQATSDVSQLRRSAMLHAASICTHLRALLDGAADPAPEVWGKTTEEEQIHSGINSWPGTSVPVKPPNSSLKLYGGAAFERVMHEFRCATYSMECPQVSREKVANILLAHAGRGGSSGMTEAAAEIARAAARSWLAPLTETACDRLAFVLQSLFDLAMERSRTDDSRYQNVENMDGYVGFLAALRCSYYKFVKDLSKQCKQIVRHHLDSVTSPYSHICYESDFLGGVGSVANTLHRFNQFTGVASFDLSDSGSLEEGQENLPPRDEQHMTPPAKANEREVLKESQLTVPETPSPDLPADIHGGKKKDHGNMNDGGARKRHARMAAYANRGHHNNVTVGGDDLVSRSGSSYSSICSISAQYFAKMREVLIERNVPSALNSGFLTPCRERLFLALGFELFAVNDEKFMDMFVSPGAVDCIQNERQSLLKRQKILLSCLSEFKNISRTL